A genomic window from Deltaproteobacteria bacterium includes:
- a CDS encoding diguanylate cyclase, translating to MPERNREKALIVHNGHPSFLSLLESQLVSAGFDVHVITESDKGLRFFQDNLPALVVLDSRLQPIPWETFCQNIRHHPEGRYVTILLTSPSPEPELLKTAIDHGVNHLLDPEENPQALEAWILWARKMVEYQADLKHSCVKLEAIEKEMSSLNIQLETSLSRANKMAVEAELAYLELDQIFKNAAGGILVVNTSAKVLRYNEAFLKTTRLDRREMEGKKCFEVFKLPLCHTPQCPLNHIRKGKKRVEQEVEWRSPDGIILYFLLVSTPLRGPDGDLIAMVTNVTDITGRVTAEQALRKSEEQFRLVVEKAPFGQTIVGKDRKVEYVNPKFSEIFGYSLEELPDEKTWLKGAYCPRSIDTADRGIPDQSGEREKADQEGERIFKAVCKDNCEKIVTIEEVDLGDERKVVTYVDVTDRIRAEEALRESQRRYRELSIIDDLTGLFNKRHFNHTLNNEINRARRYKHPLSLILMDIDDFKHFNDTYGHPKGDQVLSTMGKIIQENIRQSDSGFRYGGEEFVVIMPDTDGNGAVVLAERIRKKFASIPFQPTRDQTVRKTVSIGVAEYLGDEEAKEFLARADENMYRAKKTGKNRVIFS from the coding sequence CCTGAAAGAAACCGGGAGAAGGCCCTTATTGTCCACAACGGACACCCCTCCTTTCTTTCTCTCCTCGAAAGCCAGTTGGTCTCCGCCGGTTTCGATGTTCACGTCATCACAGAATCGGACAAGGGCTTGCGTTTTTTCCAAGACAACCTCCCGGCTCTCGTTGTCCTGGACAGCCGCCTCCAGCCGATCCCATGGGAAACATTCTGCCAGAACATCCGTCACCATCCGGAAGGAAGATACGTAACGATTCTCCTCACCAGCCCTTCCCCCGAGCCTGAACTGCTTAAAACAGCGATCGACCATGGAGTCAACCACCTTCTGGATCCGGAAGAAAACCCCCAGGCCCTTGAGGCCTGGATCCTCTGGGCCCGGAAGATGGTAGAGTATCAGGCGGACTTGAAACACTCATGCGTTAAGCTGGAGGCGATCGAAAAGGAGATGTCCTCCTTGAACATTCAACTGGAGACATCTCTCAGCCGAGCCAACAAGATGGCCGTGGAGGCTGAACTTGCCTACCTTGAGCTTGACCAGATCTTCAAAAACGCCGCAGGGGGAATACTGGTTGTTAATACCTCCGCCAAGGTCCTACGATACAACGAGGCCTTCCTTAAAACCACCCGGCTGGACCGGCGTGAAATGGAAGGGAAAAAATGTTTTGAGGTGTTCAAGCTGCCCCTTTGCCATACCCCACAATGCCCTTTGAACCACATCCGCAAGGGCAAAAAGCGGGTTGAACAAGAGGTTGAATGGCGATCGCCCGATGGAATCATCCTTTACTTCCTGCTTGTTTCTACTCCCCTGAGAGGACCAGACGGAGATCTCATAGCCATGGTGACCAACGTTACCGATATCACCGGAAGAGTCACCGCAGAGCAAGCCCTCAGAAAAAGTGAAGAGCAGTTCAGGCTGGTTGTTGAGAAAGCCCCCTTCGGGCAAACCATCGTCGGGAAGGATCGAAAGGTGGAATACGTGAACCCCAAATTCTCTGAGATCTTCGGGTATTCCCTGGAAGAACTTCCTGATGAAAAAACATGGTTGAAGGGGGCTTACTGCCCCCGATCCATTGATACGGCCGACCGCGGGATACCGGATCAGTCGGGGGAGAGAGAAAAAGCAGACCAAGAAGGAGAGCGGATCTTCAAGGCGGTATGCAAAGACAATTGCGAGAAGATCGTCACTATCGAAGAAGTGGACCTCGGGGACGAGCGGAAGGTTGTCACCTATGTGGACGTGACCGACAGGATCCGGGCCGAGGAAGCCCTACGAGAAAGCCAGCGGAGATACAGGGAACTGAGTATCATCGATGATCTTACCGGGCTGTTCAACAAGAGGCATTTCAACCACACCCTGAATAACGAAATCAACAGGGCACGGCGTTATAAGCATCCTCTTTCTTTGATCTTGATGGACATCGACGATTTCAAACATTTCAACGACACTTACGGCCACCCCAAAGGAGATCAAGTCTTATCCACCATGGGAAAGATCATCCAGGAAAACATCCGCCAAAGCGATTCGGGGTTTCGTTACGGAGGAGAAGAGTTCGTGGTCATCATGCCTGACACGGACGGAAACGGGGCTGTGGTGCTGGCGGAAAGGATCAGGAAAAAATTCGCATCCATTCCCTTTCAGCCGACAAGGGATCAGACCGTCAGGAAAACCGTAAGCATCGGGGTAGCCGAGTATCTTGGGGATGAAGAGGCAAAGGAATTTCTGGCAAGGGCGGACGAGAACATGTACCGGGCCAAAAAAACGGGGAAAAACCGGGTTATCTTCTCTTGA
- a CDS encoding ABC transporter ATP-binding protein, translated as MEKLLELKSLRKHYPILGGILHREVNRVKALDGIDLDIYRGECLGLVGESGCGKTTAGKAIIRLHDPTGGKVYYYGKGEGQAKAIDITSLRRSSMKRLGIRGRLQMVFQDPTTSLNPRMLIKHIISEPIKAQNGLKGRDLEDRVVELLYLVGLTKDHLLRYPHEFSGGQRQRIAVARAIATDPEFIVLDEPTSALDVSVQAQILNLLKSLQDSLHLTYLFVTHHLLVVKYVSNRTAVMYLGKIVEIARTDNLFSSPLHPYTHALLSGIPIPDVDHKPHRIVLAGDVPSPIDPPAGCRFHTRCPFSLELCSEEEPPLSEVQPGHRVACHRWGEVQRLVSERFGN; from the coding sequence ATGGAAAAACTACTGGAATTAAAAAGTCTGAGGAAACACTATCCCATTTTAGGCGGGATCCTCCACCGTGAGGTAAATAGGGTGAAAGCCCTTGACGGCATTGACCTTGATATCTACCGGGGCGAGTGCCTGGGGCTTGTGGGGGAATCCGGTTGCGGAAAGACGACGGCGGGAAAGGCAATAATCAGGCTCCACGACCCCACCGGCGGCAAAGTTTACTATTACGGGAAAGGTGAAGGTCAGGCCAAGGCGATTGATATTACTTCCCTCAGAAGATCTTCCATGAAGAGGCTTGGCATCCGCGGAAGGCTGCAGATGGTTTTCCAGGATCCCACGACTTCCCTCAACCCGAGAATGCTGATCAAACACATCATCTCCGAACCTATCAAGGCCCAGAACGGTCTGAAGGGACGGGACCTTGAGGATCGAGTCGTAGAGCTCCTTTACCTGGTGGGCCTCACAAAAGATCATCTTCTCCGATACCCCCATGAGTTTTCAGGGGGCCAGAGGCAACGGATCGCTGTGGCCCGGGCCATCGCCACGGACCCGGAGTTTATTGTGCTTGATGAGCCAACATCCGCACTTGATGTTTCCGTCCAGGCCCAGATCCTGAACCTCCTAAAGTCCTTGCAGGATTCCCTGCATTTGACTTATCTCTTTGTCACCCATCATCTTCTTGTGGTCAAATACGTCAGCAACCGGACAGCGGTTATGTACCTCGGGAAAATAGTCGAGATCGCGCGCACGGATAACCTCTTTTCTTCACCGCTTCATCCCTATACCCATGCCCTTCTTTCCGGGATCCCCATTCCCGACGTGGATCACAAACCCCATCGGATCGTCCTTGCCGGTGACGTCCCGAGCCCTATTGACCCCCCTGCGGGATGCCGGTTTCATACTCGATGCCCTTTCAGCCTTGAACTATGCAGCGAGGAGGAACCACCGCTTTCAGAGGTGCAGCCCGGCCACAGGGTGGCCTGCCATCGATGGGGGGAGGTTCAAAGGCTCGTATCGGAGCGTTTCGGAAATTGA
- a CDS encoding ABC transporter ATP-binding protein, translating into MAQLIETRDLVTNFYTYEGVVKALNRVSLVIDRGSTFGLVGESGCGKSVTARSMMRIVQEPGRIESGKILFYPEENDGEVVDLLRQTEAYMEELRGDQISMIFQEPNAALNPIMSIGDQVAESFLFHRKKEMYEKVLDDLKAGKGRTSDIYGKWLMFLYARAAKDPGDPLCRFLGKVPFVSRWQKALKREARRRSVEIISALDIPNPEQVVDRYPHNLSGGMKQRIVIAMALACSPVLLIADEATSNLDVTIQAQILDLLRKLKKEEISSILLITHDLGVVAETCDRVGVMYAGNVCEVADVKPLFRNPLHPYTRALLDAVPKFSMEGRLRSIEGNVPNLVSPPGGCRFHPRCPVRVEKCSREMPDMVDMGGGHLVACHQAKALNSPA; encoded by the coding sequence ATGGCCCAATTGATAGAAACACGTGACCTGGTAACTAATTTCTATACCTACGAGGGGGTGGTAAAGGCCCTCAATCGGGTCAGCCTGGTGATTGACCGGGGTTCGACATTCGGCCTTGTGGGGGAATCCGGTTGCGGAAAGAGCGTAACAGCCCGTTCCATGATGCGGATAGTCCAGGAGCCCGGGAGGATAGAGAGCGGGAAGATCCTTTTCTATCCGGAGGAGAATGATGGCGAGGTAGTGGATCTCCTGAGACAGACAGAGGCATACATGGAGGAGCTGAGGGGAGACCAGATCTCGATGATATTTCAGGAGCCTAACGCGGCCCTGAACCCCATTATGTCCATCGGAGACCAGGTTGCGGAGAGCTTTCTCTTTCACCGGAAAAAGGAGATGTATGAAAAGGTCCTTGACGACTTGAAGGCCGGAAAGGGCCGAACCTCCGATATTTACGGCAAATGGCTGATGTTCCTTTACGCCAGGGCGGCGAAGGATCCGGGGGACCCCTTGTGCAGGTTTCTCGGAAAGGTCCCGTTTGTCAGTAGATGGCAGAAGGCCCTCAAAAGGGAGGCCCGACGTCGCTCCGTGGAGATCATATCCGCCCTGGATATCCCGAACCCCGAACAGGTGGTGGACAGGTACCCCCATAACCTTTCGGGAGGGATGAAACAGAGGATCGTGATCGCCATGGCCTTGGCCTGCAGCCCGGTGCTGCTCATAGCCGATGAGGCCACCTCAAACCTTGACGTTACGATCCAGGCCCAGATCCTGGACCTGCTTCGGAAACTGAAGAAAGAAGAAATATCTTCAATCCTTCTCATTACCCATGATCTCGGGGTGGTGGCCGAGACATGCGATCGGGTAGGGGTGATGTACGCCGGGAATGTATGCGAGGTGGCGGATGTAAAACCCCTTTTCAGGAATCCCCTTCATCCTTATACCAGGGCCCTCCTTGATGCCGTACCGAAATTTTCCATGGAGGGAAGGCTGAGGAGTATAGAAGGAAATGTGCCCAACCTGGTGTCACCTCCCGGGGGCTGCCGCTTTCACCCGAGATGCCCCGTGAGGGTGGAGAAATGCTCCAGGGAGATGCCGGACATGGTAGACATGGGGGGCGGGCACTTGGTTGCATGTCATCAGGCAAAGGCGTTGAATTCCCCGGCCTGA